One genomic segment of Danio aesculapii chromosome 15, fDanAes4.1, whole genome shotgun sequence includes these proteins:
- the LOC130242038 gene encoding E3 ubiquitin-protein ligase RNF152 yields MDESTMNEPEIVSKPICFWAISFHDNIMSQSKCQTEERASIVTGPLCGGCESARDAMAAVDAAASGPEPPGLPVPKAFGYEEYECKICYNYFDLGRRAPKILECLHTFCEECLHALQLCEERPWRISCPVCRHRTPVPDYRIQNLPNNTKVTEDFPLYIDSDPVPQDALPPHPPPLHPALIALRREEDASAASMAGHATPSTTTVSTATTLSQDSVSRYESCHNCRRLALTTGCVCVIFSLLSMLVLLFLGLIFVHSHGGPPSPAGPLCLSVASILAMLSAMVTWLLYWLKDRPEHDTGRSSATTNASRRNA; encoded by the exons ATGGACGAGAGCACAATGAATGAACCAGAAATAGTGAGCAAACCCATCTGTTTCTGGGCTATTAGTTTCCATGACAACATCATGAGCCAGTCGAAATGCCAAACAG AAGAAAGGGCGTCTATCGTGACTGGTCCATTGTGTGGAGGATGTGAGTCCGCGCGGGATGCCATGGCAGCGGTGGATGCAGCAGCGAGCGGGCCAGAGCCGCCCGGTCTCCCGGTACCCAAGGCGTTTGGCTACGAGGAGTACGAGTGCAAAATTTGCTACAACTACTTCGACCTCGGCCGACGTGCTCCTAAAATCTTGGAGTGCCTCCACACGTTTTGCGAGGAGTGTCTGCACGCGCTGCAACTGTGCGAGGAGCGGCCGTGGCGCATCAGCTGTCCCGTGTGCCGCCACCGCACGCCCGTTCCGGACTACCGGATTCAAAACCTGCCCAACAACACCAAGGTCACCGAGGATTTCCCCCTGTATATTGATTCAGATCCAGTGCCTCAAGATGCCCTGCCGCCACACCCGCCTCCGCTTCACCCGGCGCTCATCGCGCTCCGGCGGGAGGAGGACGCGTCCGCGGCGTCTATGGCGGGTCACGCGACGCCTTCCACCACTACAGTGTCCACCGCCACCACGCTGTCCCAAGACTCGGTTTCTCGTTACGAGAGCTGCCATAATTGCCGACGGCTCGCGCTGACCACCGGGTGCGTGTGCGTGATCTTCTCGTTACTGTCCATGCTGGTGTTGCTCTTCCTGGGCCTCATTTTCGTGCACAGCCACGGCGGGCCGCCCTCACCCGCGGGACCCCTCTGTCTGTCGGTGGCCAGCATCCTCGCCATGCTATCGGCGATGGTCACCTGGCTGCTCTACTGGCTTAAAGACCGACCGGAGCACGACACGGGCCGCTCCTCGGCCACCACTAATGCCAGCCGGAGAAACGCGTGA